In Sebaldella termitidis ATCC 33386, one DNA window encodes the following:
- a CDS encoding VOC family protein — protein MKSYDNFFLPADDMEVAEEYYSEILGLSIKFKFENIGMTAFNVGKEEPAIILKDRKIYADMKPTIWFTVDNVMEEYEKLLKKGVEFLSEPFKIKTGMAAEFCDPFGNRLGITDYSGVQK, from the coding sequence ATGAAAAGTTACGATAATTTTTTTCTTCCGGCTGATGATATGGAAGTCGCAGAGGAATATTATTCAGAAATTTTGGGATTATCAATAAAGTTTAAATTTGAAAATATCGGAATGACAGCTTTTAATGTAGGAAAAGAAGAACCTGCAATAATCCTGAAAGACAGAAAAATATATGCTGATATGAAGCCTACAATCTGGTTTACCGTGGATAATGTCATGGAAGAATATGAAAAACTATTGAAAAAAGGAGTGGAATTTCTCTCGGAGCCTTTTAAAATAAAAACAGGAATGGCAGCAGAATTCTGTGATCCCTTTGGAAACAGACTGGGAATAACTGATTATTCAGGTGTTCAAAAGTAA
- a CDS encoding alpha/beta fold hydrolase encodes MEYKIKDLNIHYEICGEGKPVICIHGYTVDHHLMKSCLEPVFQEEKIQYKRIYIDLPGMGQTKAVPWIKNADIMLEVLLEFINYITDGESFLLAAESYGCYLSMGILKKLQHQTDGVFFLCPCIISDYNERNLPSFTVVFSEKITDSGDFENEIKEFNEMAVISTDETWADYRTNILPSIKIADQDFLARYRENGYGFSFENDFESLTYNKPSAIITGRQDDSVGYKDMFKLLDNFPRAGFSILDGAGHNLQIEQPELFREYFRNWLKRTRY; translated from the coding sequence ATGGAATATAAAATAAAGGATCTGAATATTCATTACGAGATCTGCGGTGAAGGCAAACCCGTTATCTGTATACACGGTTATACAGTAGATCATCATCTTATGAAAAGCTGTCTTGAACCTGTGTTTCAAGAGGAGAAAATACAATATAAACGAATTTATATTGATCTACCGGGAATGGGGCAGACAAAAGCCGTACCTTGGATAAAAAATGCAGACATAATGCTGGAAGTTCTTCTGGAATTTATTAACTATATCACTGACGGAGAAAGCTTTTTGCTTGCTGCCGAATCATACGGCTGTTATCTTTCTATGGGAATACTGAAAAAGCTGCAGCATCAGACAGATGGAGTATTTTTTCTGTGTCCGTGCATTATTTCAGATTATAATGAAAGAAATCTTCCCTCTTTTACTGTTGTTTTTTCAGAAAAAATTACTGATTCCGGAGATTTTGAGAATGAAATCAAGGAATTCAACGAAATGGCTGTTATAAGTACAGATGAAACATGGGCAGACTATAGGACTAATATACTTCCGTCAATTAAAATCGCCGATCAGGATTTTCTTGCCCGTTATAGGGAGAATGGATATGGCTTTTCTTTTGAAAACGACTTTGAAAGTCTTACATATAATAAACCTTCTGCTATAATCACTGGAAGACAGGATGACAGTGTCGGTTACAAAGATATGTTTAAACTGCTTGATAATTTTCCTCGTGCTGGTTTTTCCATACTTGACGGGGCAGGGCATAACCTGCAGATAGAACAGCCCGAACTGTTCAGGGAATATTTCAGAAACTGGCTGAAAAGAACACGTTATTAA
- a CDS encoding TetR/AcrR family transcriptional regulator, whose amino-acid sequence MISTKDKIIEYSIKLIKTKGYSSFSYDDIAQKLKISKAAVHHHFEKKEDLGIAVCQYLQSKIEDGSGKILKQGLHPWIFAETRINTIKSGEICPISSLQSDFDQFSPKLKKELKKTTEMEIEHFKKLVEKYAPGLTDYSQAVNSYLALKGALQYRRILGEEFYKESVMSIKKEFYDFLDKKESN is encoded by the coding sequence TTGATATCTACAAAGGATAAAATTATTGAATATTCTATAAAATTAATAAAAACAAAGGGCTATTCTTCTTTCAGTTATGATGATATCGCACAAAAACTAAAAATAAGCAAAGCAGCAGTACATCATCATTTTGAAAAGAAAGAAGATCTCGGCATAGCTGTCTGTCAATACCTTCAGTCAAAAATTGAAGACGGCAGCGGCAAAATTCTTAAACAGGGATTACACCCGTGGATTTTTGCAGAAACAAGAATAAACACCATAAAATCCGGGGAAATATGTCCTATATCCAGCTTACAGTCAGACTTTGATCAATTTTCGCCTAAATTAAAGAAAGAACTAAAAAAGACCACAGAAATGGAAATTGAGCATTTTAAAAAACTGGTTGAAAAGTATGCCCCCGGCTTAACCGACTATTCACAGGCAGTGAATTCCTACCTCGCCCTCAAAGGGGCACTGCAATACAGACGTATTCTGGGAGAAGAATTTTACAAAGAATCTGTTATGTCCATAAAAAAAGAATTTTATGATTTTCTGGACAAAAAGGAGAGTAATTAA
- a CDS encoding glycoside hydrolase family 57 protein, whose product MRGYFSMILHAHLPYVRHPEYEEFLEEDWLYEAISETYIPLLNMFENLTRDKIPWSITMTMSGTLANMLNDELLRSRYEVSLNKSLELCRLEVERLKDQEELLNVAKFNLSFFKRAKETFLRYNGDLIKAFKKFQDNGNLEIIPVAATHGFLPFMKDFPEAVNAQILMAKEDYKNNYGRDPKGIWLSECAYYPGQDKYLEKNNLKYFIVDAHGIMFSSPKPLYGVYAPVYTANGVAAFARDLESSEQVWSSEIGYPGDGAYREFHKDAGYELDYDYVKPFLHSDGVRRNIGIKYYAITDKNSGEKRVYNPGAAHDRAKEHARDFVNNRSKQIGYLKSLMRTREPIVVSPYDAELYGHWWFEGPVFLEWVFRYMKDSDFKSITPSRYLDKYKVNQIVDVNLSSWGANGYYDVWLDERNDYVYRHLHKAAQKMIELANGRDPETELEERALNQAARELLMAQTSCWEFIMYTETMVGYAKKKISDHINRLYKIYEDFKGKTLEEEWLCEIESRDNIFPTMNYSIYKSERL is encoded by the coding sequence ATGAGAGGATATTTTAGTATGATTCTTCACGCTCATCTGCCTTATGTTAGGCATCCAGAATATGAAGAATTTTTAGAAGAAGACTGGCTTTATGAAGCAATAAGTGAAACTTATATTCCTTTATTAAATATGTTTGAAAACCTTACAAGGGATAAAATTCCCTGGAGTATTACAATGACTATGTCTGGTACTCTGGCAAACATGTTAAATGACGAACTCTTAAGATCAAGATATGAAGTAAGTCTTAATAAGTCGCTGGAATTATGCAGGCTTGAAGTGGAAAGGCTGAAAGATCAAGAGGAACTCCTGAATGTAGCTAAATTCAACTTAAGCTTTTTTAAAAGGGCAAAAGAAACATTTCTGAGATATAACGGGGATTTGATAAAAGCATTTAAAAAGTTTCAGGATAATGGAAATCTGGAGATTATACCCGTAGCTGCCACTCACGGCTTCCTTCCATTTATGAAAGACTTTCCCGAAGCAGTAAATGCACAGATATTAATGGCAAAAGAAGACTATAAAAATAATTACGGAAGAGATCCGAAAGGAATATGGCTTTCTGAGTGTGCTTATTATCCCGGACAGGATAAGTATCTTGAAAAAAATAATTTGAAATATTTTATAGTAGATGCTCATGGTATAATGTTCAGTTCTCCAAAGCCTTTGTACGGAGTATATGCTCCTGTTTATACGGCTAACGGTGTAGCTGCTTTTGCACGGGATCTGGAGTCTTCAGAACAGGTATGGAGTTCCGAAATAGGTTATCCAGGTGACGGAGCCTACAGAGAATTTCATAAGGATGCAGGATATGAGCTGGATTATGACTATGTAAAACCATTTCTGCACAGTGACGGGGTAAGAAGAAATATAGGCATAAAATATTATGCTATTACTGACAAGAACAGCGGGGAGAAAAGAGTGTATAATCCCGGCGCTGCACATGACAGAGCTAAAGAGCATGCACGTGACTTTGTAAACAACAGGTCAAAGCAGATTGGATATCTGAAATCCCTTATGAGAACGAGAGAACCTATAGTGGTATCGCCTTATGATGCAGAATTATACGGTCACTGGTGGTTTGAGGGACCTGTGTTTCTGGAATGGGTCTTTAGATATATGAAAGACTCAGATTTTAAGAGTATAACACCATCAAGATATTTAGATAAATATAAGGTTAACCAGATAGTTGATGTAAATCTTTCAAGCTGGGGTGCAAACGGATATTATGATGTATGGCTTGATGAAAGAAATGACTATGTATACAGACATCTCCACAAGGCAGCACAAAAAATGATAGAGCTGGCAAACGGACGTGATCCTGAAACTGAACTGGAAGAAAGAGCATTAAATCAGGCTGCACGCGAGCTTCTCATGGCTCAGACTTCGTGCTGGGAGTTTATTATGTATACTGAAACAATGGTAGGATATGCCAAAAAGAAAATAAGCGATCACATAAACAGATTATATAAGATTTATGAAGATTTTAAGGGAAAGACTCTCGAAGAAGAATGGCTTTGTGAAATAGAGAGCAGAGATAATATATTTCCTACAATGAATTATAGTATATATAAGAGTGAGAGACTGTAA
- the lepB gene encoding signal peptidase I, translated as MNLVLWGVFYVILTGILLYFFIKEKVIVEWLKEKEKNIADRLASKGDLGKMKKTADIITVVHIIILALLFWKIMDSGQDLDFSFKRNIIMVVFALNAGVLILRKKQEWAFVVNALLLVLGRLMMDMQGIYLYSYLALGCVLFLVEIYLYQSQIFEAVHLIETSITAVVIVLLIQNFYLGNFMIPTGSMRPTIIENDRFFANMISYKFQDPKRGDIIAFKEPKDNKLLYTKRLVGLPGETLSIDDNGELVINDNVIEMKAHLIGQGKKALTVTNEGLVVILQNGYDNRTGTVYDEVINFKTNLEGKEGTPIQVDKKGILFSDGEMLDTRVFYRKEGFLGFAGKIYIPKKDDVVKLGKIYKMIIEQEISTQSYVINYVEVPLEEIMEQVKAGEKFTDIFYNTDNFRTTGETYIYTLNVKGKDDTVMNILDFKYNKDTMNSLLAGQEITLTHDYYFAMGDNSSDSDDSRYWGYVQDSRIKGKLLFRFLPITKFGIVK; from the coding sequence ATGAATTTAGTATTATGGGGTGTGTTCTATGTCATTCTGACAGGGATATTACTTTACTTTTTTATAAAGGAAAAAGTTATAGTTGAGTGGTTAAAAGAAAAAGAAAAAAATATTGCGGACAGACTGGCATCAAAAGGTGATCTGGGCAAGATGAAAAAGACTGCCGATATAATAACAGTAGTACATATAATTATTCTGGCACTTTTATTCTGGAAAATAATGGATTCAGGTCAGGATCTGGATTTTTCATTTAAAAGAAATATAATCATGGTTGTTTTTGCACTGAATGCCGGCGTGCTGATTCTGAGAAAGAAGCAGGAATGGGCTTTTGTAGTAAATGCTCTTCTTCTTGTATTGGGAAGACTTATGATGGATATGCAGGGAATATATCTCTATTCATATCTGGCACTGGGGTGTGTATTATTTCTGGTGGAAATATACCTTTATCAAAGTCAGATATTTGAAGCGGTACACTTAATAGAGACTAGTATTACTGCCGTAGTTATCGTACTTCTTATACAGAACTTTTATCTGGGGAATTTTATGATTCCTACAGGCTCAATGAGACCGACAATAATCGAAAATGACAGATTTTTTGCCAATATGATATCATATAAATTTCAAGACCCTAAACGCGGGGATATTATCGCATTTAAAGAGCCTAAGGATAACAAGCTTCTTTATACCAAAAGACTTGTGGGACTTCCGGGCGAGACATTAAGTATAGATGATAACGGAGAGCTTGTCATTAATGATAATGTAATAGAAATGAAGGCTCACTTAATAGGACAGGGAAAGAAAGCTCTTACAGTAACTAATGAGGGGCTTGTAGTTATTCTCCAGAATGGTTACGATAATCGTACCGGGACAGTATACGACGAAGTAATAAACTTTAAGACAAATCTTGAGGGAAAAGAAGGTACGCCTATACAGGTAGACAAAAAGGGAATTCTTTTTTCCGACGGTGAGATGCTGGATACGAGAGTATTTTACAGAAAAGAAGGCTTTCTTGGTTTTGCAGGTAAAATATACATACCTAAAAAAGATGATGTAGTAAAACTGGGAAAAATATATAAAATGATAATAGAACAGGAAATATCTACGCAAAGCTATGTAATAAACTATGTGGAAGTACCTTTGGAAGAGATAATGGAACAAGTAAAAGCAGGTGAAAAATTTACAGATATATTCTATAATACCGATAATTTCAGAACAACCGGCGAGACATATATTTATACTCTTAATGTAAAGGGAAAAGATGATACGGTTATGAATATACTGGATTTTAAATATAATAAAGACACTATGAATTCACTCCTGGCAGGTCAGGAAATTACGCTTACGCATGATTACTACTTCGCAATGGGTGATAACAGCAGTGACAGTGATGACTCGAGATATTGGGGTTATGTACAGGACAGCAGAATAAAAGGGAAGCTTTTATTTAGATTCCTTCCTATAACTAAGTTTGGGATCGTAAAATAA
- the fabF gene encoding beta-ketoacyl-ACP synthase II, producing the protein MKRVVITGYGIISALGNNVDIFWKNIAEGKSGIKLIEDPEFSDIPTRIAAYIESFDAEKYMNKKDINKTDLFTQYAYAAAAQALESGGVSDNTFDKNRVGIYIGSGVGGLDTILKNHRIFLEKGSRRVSPFMVPMMITNMAAGFISINTGFKGPSFSPVSACATSNHAIGEAFLSIKHGYTDAVLAGGAEAPINPLTFAGFSNMKAMSRNNDHPLESSRPFDKDRDGFVIAEGAGILLLEEYEHAVKRGAEILGEVVGYGATSDAFHMTTPDFHGAERAMSLALSMAEIQPSRVNYINAHATSTKEGDISETNAIKSVFGENAKNIKISATKSITGHLFGAAGGAEAVITLKAIENGLVPPTINLKNPDEKCDLDYTPNTAVKHDIEYAVSNGFGFGGHNASLLFKRFDK; encoded by the coding sequence ATGAAAAGAGTAGTTATCACAGGATATGGAATTATATCCGCACTGGGAAATAATGTCGATATATTCTGGAAAAATATCGCCGAAGGAAAATCAGGAATAAAGCTGATAGAGGATCCTGAATTTTCTGATATCCCTACAAGAATAGCGGCTTATATCGAAAGCTTTGATGCAGAAAAATATATGAATAAAAAAGATATCAACAAAACTGATCTTTTTACTCAGTATGCATATGCCGCAGCTGCTCAGGCCCTTGAATCAGGAGGTGTCAGTGATAATACCTTTGATAAAAACAGGGTTGGAATCTATATAGGTTCCGGTGTAGGAGGACTTGATACCATCCTAAAAAACCACAGGATATTTTTGGAAAAAGGAAGCAGACGTGTATCGCCGTTTATGGTTCCTATGATGATTACCAATATGGCTGCCGGCTTCATATCTATAAATACAGGATTCAAAGGTCCGAGCTTCTCACCTGTTTCTGCCTGTGCCACGTCAAATCACGCTATAGGCGAGGCCTTTCTAAGCATAAAGCACGGCTATACAGATGCTGTTCTTGCAGGAGGTGCAGAAGCTCCGATAAATCCGCTGACCTTTGCCGGCTTTTCAAATATGAAAGCAATGTCAAGAAACAATGACCATCCTTTAGAATCCAGCAGACCGTTTGATAAAGACCGCGACGGCTTTGTAATTGCAGAAGGTGCCGGTATACTCCTTCTTGAAGAATATGAACATGCCGTAAAACGCGGTGCTGAAATACTCGGGGAAGTTGTCGGCTATGGTGCCACATCAGATGCATTTCATATGACGACTCCTGATTTTCACGGTGCCGAAAGAGCAATGAGTCTGGCTTTATCCATGGCGGAAATACAGCCTTCAAGAGTAAATTACATCAATGCGCATGCCACAAGTACTAAAGAAGGAGATATATCAGAAACAAATGCTATTAAGTCTGTTTTTGGCGAAAATGCAAAAAATATAAAAATAAGTGCCACAAAATCAATAACCGGTCATTTATTCGGAGCTGCCGGCGGAGCAGAAGCTGTAATAACTCTGAAAGCAATAGAAAATGGTCTTGTGCCCCCTACTATAAATCTGAAAAATCCCGATGAAAAATGTGATCTCGATTATACACCGAATACTGCTGTCAAACATGATATCGAATATGCTGTTTCCAATGGATTCGGCTTTGGCGGGCATAATGCATCACTTCTGTTCAAAAGATTCGATAAATGA
- a CDS encoding MarR family winged helix-turn-helix transcriptional regulator, whose product MKLADIIEILSKRFLNYKIHELEKYNAENINVNFFQYIDVIGDMESPTYGELAQKLNLSKPAITAIVNKLIKQNLVYKEQSMTDKRTFYIKLTKNGLKIFNSCRLAHNDLEKYIAEKLTEEEYKQLVHLLCLVIE is encoded by the coding sequence ATGAAACTTGCAGATATTATTGAAATTCTTTCCAAAAGATTTTTAAACTATAAAATACATGAGCTGGAAAAATATAACGCAGAAAATATTAATGTAAATTTCTTTCAGTATATTGATGTCATCGGCGATATGGAGTCTCCTACTTACGGAGAGCTGGCCCAGAAATTAAATTTGAGCAAGCCTGCAATAACTGCTATTGTAAATAAATTAATAAAACAGAATCTTGTTTATAAAGAGCAGTCCATGACAGATAAGCGTACATTTTATATAAAGCTTACCAAAAATGGTCTGAAAATTTTTAACAGCTGTCGTCTGGCACATAATGATCTTGAAAAATATATTGCGGAAAAACTCACAGAAGAGGAATACAAACAGCTTGTACATTTATTATGTCTGGTTATTGAGTAA
- a CDS encoding histidine phosphatase family protein, with product MEKSECQNEPIFLYIVRHGKTVSNLEAKVHGWTDSPLSELGISQAKKVGEGIKDIVFNTAYSSDIKRAADTAGFILSANKNEKPVLQEVFGLREWNYGGYEGIDEVNMWVPLFEEKNMEFRLDRSNWEEFTALTTDREIADSIARNDPAKTAENYDDILKRAKEGVDFLIKDTAEKGGGNALVVSHGNIIPTILHLYIPDEYNGETVPNCSLTILKIENGKFSLEKVGDTSFIDN from the coding sequence ATGGAAAAATCAGAATGTCAAAACGAACCAATATTTCTTTATATTGTAAGGCACGGAAAAACTGTCTCTAATCTGGAAGCTAAAGTACACGGCTGGACTGACAGCCCTCTCAGCGAGCTCGGAATATCACAGGCGAAAAAAGTTGGTGAAGGTATAAAGGACATTGTTTTTAATACCGCTTATTCCAGTGATATCAAAAGGGCTGCCGATACTGCCGGATTCATTCTTAGTGCCAATAAAAATGAAAAACCCGTGCTGCAGGAAGTATTCGGTCTCAGAGAATGGAATTACGGAGGCTATGAAGGAATTGACGAAGTAAATATGTGGGTTCCTTTATTTGAGGAAAAAAATATGGAATTCAGGCTTGACCGTTCAAACTGGGAAGAATTCACGGCTCTTACCACTGACAGGGAAATTGCTGATTCAATTGCCCGAAATGATCCTGCAAAAACAGCTGAAAATTATGATGATATCCTAAAACGTGCTAAAGAAGGCGTTGACTTCCTTATTAAGGATACTGCTGAAAAAGGGGGAGGAAATGCTCTTGTTGTTTCACATGGAAACATAATACCGACTATTTTACATTTGTATATTCCGGATGAATATAACGGAGAAACTGTTCCAAACTGCAGTCTCACAATCCTAAAAATAGAAAACGGAAAATTTTCCCTTGAAAAAGTAGGAGATACCTCTTTTATAGATAACTAA
- a CDS encoding DM13 domain-containing protein gives MKKFLLLGILMISVVSFSEILTGSFVSKIHQISGEVSLETTGKEITISNFTYDGNGKNVYLILTKDGDFKDMKIISKELKKGYVNETLTLKVNNLQKLIDEGYNTVSVYTKTNKSTFGDASLSEVQ, from the coding sequence ATGAAAAAGTTTTTATTGCTGGGAATTTTAATGATTTCTGTTGTCAGCTTCTCTGAAATTCTTACAGGAAGCTTTGTTTCAAAAATACATCAGATAAGCGGCGAGGTATCTTTGGAAACAACTGGAAAAGAGATCACAATATCAAATTTTACTTACGACGGGAATGGGAAAAATGTTTATCTTATTCTGACAAAAGACGGAGATTTCAAAGATATGAAGATCATATCTAAAGAGCTGAAAAAGGGATATGTAAATGAAACACTCACACTAAAAGTTAATAATCTGCAAAAATTAATAGATGAAGGTTATAATACTGTTTCAGTTTATACAAAAACAAACAAATCAACTTTTGGAGATGCTTCTTTATCAGAAGTCCAGTAA
- a CDS encoding penicillin-binding transpeptidase domain-containing protein: MEILFSFLLSFVFSVNTMVSNSNVNLQKIFDENKITGSVTIYDYKNKIWIYSNEEDSKIRRLPASTFKIPNSLIFLEEEVVKDENEAMEWDGIKRYIENWNKDLNLREAYEYSALWFYMKGAGKIKSEKYKEYLKEFNYGNQIVSEKKNSFWIDRSLKISPEEQIDFLINLYEEKFMLSEKTYKIVKDIMINEKTPEYTLRGKTGWGREGAENIIWYVGYIEAKENVYFFAVRIINASEERNSYLLDFRKQLTMMAFRELGIIN; encoded by the coding sequence ATGGAGATTCTTTTTTCTTTTTTATTATCATTTGTGTTTTCTGTAAACACGATGGTATCAAACAGTAATGTAAATTTACAGAAAATTTTTGATGAAAATAAAATTACAGGCAGTGTTACTATTTATGATTATAAAAATAAAATCTGGATTTACAGTAATGAAGAAGATTCCAAAATAAGAAGACTCCCGGCTTCTACTTTCAAAATACCGAATTCCCTTATTTTTCTTGAAGAAGAAGTGGTTAAGGATGAAAATGAAGCAATGGAATGGGACGGAATAAAGAGATATATTGAAAACTGGAATAAGGATTTGAATCTGAGGGAAGCCTATGAATATTCAGCTTTATGGTTTTATATGAAAGGTGCCGGAAAGATAAAGAGTGAAAAATATAAAGAATATCTGAAAGAATTTAATTATGGAAATCAGATTGTGTCAGAGAAAAAGAATTCATTCTGGATTGACCGGAGCCTGAAAATTTCTCCGGAAGAACAAATAGATTTTCTAATAAATCTCTATGAAGAAAAATTCATGCTTTCTGAAAAAACCTATAAAATTGTAAAAGACATTATGATAAATGAAAAAACTCCGGAGTATACGCTAAGGGGGAAAACCGGCTGGGGAAGAGAGGGTGCGGAAAATATCATATGGTATGTGGGGTATATCGAAGCAAAGGAAAATGTATATTTTTTTGCCGTAAGAATTATAAATGCTTCTGAGGAACGAAACAGCTATCTACTGGACTTTAGAAAACAATTAACTATGATGGCTTTCAGAGAGCTGGGAATAATTAATTAA
- the rplS gene encoding 50S ribosomal protein L19 has product MKEKLIELVEKDQLKTDIPEFKAGDTVAVHYKVKEGNKERIQVFEGVVIRVSGGGISKNFTVRKVSSGVGVERIMPINSPLIEKIEVKRIGKVRRSRLYYLRELSGKAARIKEIRK; this is encoded by the coding sequence TTGAAAGAGAAATTAATCGAGCTTGTAGAAAAAGACCAGTTGAAAACAGACATACCGGAATTTAAGGCAGGAGATACTGTTGCAGTTCATTATAAGGTAAAAGAGGGAAATAAAGAGAGAATACAGGTCTTTGAAGGTGTAGTTATAAGAGTATCTGGTGGAGGTATTTCTAAGAATTTTACTGTAAGAAAAGTTTCATCAGGAGTGGGCGTAGAAAGAATTATGCCTATTAATTCTCCACTAATTGAAAAAATAGAAGTTAAGAGAATCGGTAAAGTAAGAAGATCTAGACTATATTATTTAAGAGAATTATCAGGAAAAGCTGCTAGAATTAAAGAAATTAGAAAGTAG
- a CDS encoding EFR1 family ferrodoxin (N-terminal region resembles flavodoxins. C-terminal ferrodoxin region binds two 4Fe-4S clusters.) has product MGKNLIFYFSGTGNNLKVAKTISENISNAEIIPMGSSHIYEFEGSYESIGFVYPVYFAGLPAKVADYISKLILPEDKDIYYYTVNTCGSIIGNGFVQLKELLEQKGVHLDYSAKLKMFSNYVVMYNMKENVKEITEKSAKDLIPIIENIKNKYKNKTGNKNPLLEWWYHKEMKAVPAKDKFFNVSDDCISCGICVKVCPVENIKLEGKKPEFLHHCEQCTACIQYCPKKAVNFKNKTQKRRRYTYPDISWKVLSESNKSF; this is encoded by the coding sequence ATGGGAAAAAATCTAATTTTTTATTTTTCAGGCACAGGAAATAATCTCAAAGTAGCAAAAACTATATCAGAAAATATTTCAAACGCGGAAATCATTCCGATGGGGAGCAGTCACATTTATGAATTTGAAGGAAGCTATGAAAGTATAGGTTTTGTATATCCTGTATATTTTGCAGGTCTTCCTGCCAAAGTCGCTGACTATATTTCAAAATTAATACTGCCGGAAGATAAAGACATCTATTATTATACGGTTAATACATGCGGCAGCATTATAGGCAATGGATTCGTACAGTTAAAGGAGCTTCTGGAGCAGAAAGGCGTTCACCTTGACTATTCAGCAAAATTAAAAATGTTCTCAAACTATGTAGTTATGTATAATATGAAAGAAAATGTAAAGGAAATAACTGAAAAATCTGCTAAAGACCTTATTCCTATTATCGAAAACATTAAAAATAAGTATAAAAACAAAACCGGAAATAAAAATCCGCTGTTAGAATGGTGGTATCACAAAGAGATGAAGGCCGTTCCTGCCAAGGATAAATTTTTCAATGTCTCGGATGACTGTATTTCCTGCGGAATATGTGTAAAAGTCTGTCCGGTGGAAAATATAAAACTGGAAGGTAAAAAGCCTGAGTTTTTACATCATTGCGAACAATGTACTGCATGTATACAGTATTGTCCTAAAAAGGCTGTTAATTTTAAAAATAAAACTCAAAAAAGAAGACGATACACTTATCCTGATATAAGCTGGAAAGTGCTTTCAGAAAGCAATAAAAGCTTTTAA
- the rimI gene encoding ribosomal protein S18-alanine N-acetyltransferase, which yields MEVLISEKIKDYDNIIKIHNLYFDNKWQPNDIENMNRTENYGFIVIKKDNEIAAYLISYDTLDSIDLFEIAVDSSYHGQGMGTILLKTLSEKNRNRDIFLEVSEDNEKALLLYKKNNFKQISLRKNYYKDNKSAIIMVRKYDN from the coding sequence ATGGAGGTTTTAATTTCCGAAAAAATAAAAGATTATGATAATATAATAAAAATTCATAATCTTTATTTTGATAATAAATGGCAGCCAAATGATATTGAGAATATGAACAGAACAGAAAATTACGGTTTTATAGTTATTAAGAAAGATAATGAAATAGCGGCTTATTTAATTTCGTATGACACTTTGGACAGTATTGACCTGTTTGAGATAGCTGTAGACAGCAGTTATCATGGACAGGGAATGGGAACAATACTTCTGAAAACATTATCTGAAAAAAACCGTAACAGGGATATATTTCTGGAAGTAAGTGAAGATAATGAAAAAGCGCTTTTATTATACAAAAAAAATAATTTTAAGCAAATTTCTTTAAGAAAAAATTACTATAAAGACAATAAAAGTGCTATAATAATGGTGAGGAAATATGATAATTGA